The following are from one region of the Bacillota bacterium genome:
- a CDS encoding Cof-type HAD-IIB family hydrolase, with product MKGKFQGIFIASDFDGTMTADGSVIPKKNIEAVDYFIKNGGIFSLSTGRSLHSISRRKSEFPSNGPVICCNGALIYDAEKQKILRSWGMDKNILKIASEVMNDFPDIGIEGMYDFEMFLIKKDKINANHIEYEEIPNEEVSVDKITAPLQKLLFTGPAERIALLDPYLRAKEGFDYTILYSSPRFLEVMPVGINKGTGLLNAAEILKINHENTYAIGDYLNDYHAIKMAGTGVVPENAASEIKEIADVIVCDHNEGAVADLIEYIDGKLTAAFDNDMITL from the coding sequence ATGAAAGGCAAATTTCAGGGCATATTTATTGCGTCAGATTTTGACGGAACAATGACGGCAGATGGGTCAGTTATCCCAAAAAAGAATATTGAAGCTGTAGACTATTTTATTAAGAATGGGGGAATTTTTTCGTTAAGTACCGGAAGGTCATTACATTCAATAAGCCGCAGAAAAAGTGAGTTTCCATCGAATGGTCCAGTTATATGCTGTAATGGAGCACTTATCTACGACGCTGAGAAGCAAAAAATACTGCGGTCATGGGGTATGGATAAAAATATTCTTAAGATTGCATCGGAAGTAATGAATGATTTCCCTGATATAGGTATTGAGGGAATGTATGACTTTGAAATGTTCTTAATAAAAAAGGATAAAATAAACGCAAACCATATAGAATATGAGGAAATTCCGAATGAGGAGGTTTCTGTAGATAAAATCACGGCGCCACTTCAGAAATTGTTGTTTACAGGCCCGGCTGAGCGCATCGCTTTGCTCGACCCATATCTCCGGGCAAAAGAGGGGTTTGATTATACTATCTTATATTCATCACCGCGATTTCTCGAGGTGATGCCAGTTGGAATAAATAAAGGAACTGGATTATTAAATGCGGCTGAAATACTAAAAATAAATCATGAAAATACTTATGCTATAGGTGACTATCTTAATGATTATCATGCAATAAAAATGGCTGGTACGGGAGTTGTCCCGGAAAACGCAGCCTCAGAGATAAAAGAAATCGCTGATGTTATTGTATGCGATCATAATGAAGGTGCAGTTGCAGATTTGATTGAATATATAGACGGTAAACTTACCGCAGCATTTGACAACGATATGATTACGTTATAA